The Paenibacillus uliginis N3/975 genome has a window encoding:
- a CDS encoding DUF4269 domain-containing protein has product MDGEIGNKNAASGLKVKLKGVDHTIMDFRDLSYLKRGNYRQQAVYDVLAELQIMDLLQEFDPILVGTIPIGIDLPESDLDIICCVSDFKVFQKVITERLGSLHTLSFSSDPEKAPESLVVQFTYKDWLFELFAQPVPTVLQNGFRHMVVEHRILNILGEEARQNIISLKQSGVKTEPAFAKLLGIEGDPFQQLLLLSDWCEDELRTFLKNKIIGGLQDMNEKNQLIEQYSAWINFIKVLEEQKEDFWNQPLGEGKWSVRDVVSHIMKWDQYFFEEAIRKVSEGEELTVKHLDYNVFNEQAKQYGRTCSIQELVEQTKTYRQTLIDHIQSLSDEQYDKEYTDADGHPFQTAVFMKDFIWHDQHHMKQIQPLLNNQ; this is encoded by the coding sequence TTGGACGGAGAGATAGGAAATAAGAACGCTGCTTCTGGATTGAAGGTCAAATTGAAAGGTGTTGATCATACAATTATGGATTTTAGAGATCTTTCCTATTTAAAACGCGGAAATTACCGGCAGCAGGCTGTGTATGATGTTTTGGCAGAATTGCAGATTATGGATTTGCTTCAGGAGTTTGATCCTATACTCGTTGGAACGATTCCAATCGGAATTGATCTGCCGGAGAGCGATCTGGATATTATATGCTGCGTTTCAGACTTTAAAGTTTTCCAAAAAGTAATTACTGAACGTTTGGGAAGTCTACATACACTTTCTTTTTCTTCCGATCCAGAAAAGGCTCCAGAAAGCCTCGTCGTACAATTTACATATAAAGATTGGCTCTTTGAGTTGTTTGCTCAGCCAGTTCCGACTGTCTTGCAAAACGGCTTTAGGCATATGGTGGTGGAGCACCGAATATTAAATATCCTCGGTGAAGAGGCACGTCAAAACATTATTTCTCTCAAACAGTCGGGTGTGAAAACGGAACCGGCATTTGCGAAGCTGCTTGGTATCGAAGGAGATCCTTTTCAACAACTGCTTTTGTTATCCGATTGGTGTGAAGATGAATTAAGAACATTTTTAAAAAACAAGATTATTGGAGGCTTACAGGATATGAATGAGAAAAATCAGCTCATAGAGCAGTACTCGGCATGGATTAATTTTATTAAGGTTTTGGAAGAGCAGAAAGAGGATTTTTGGAATCAACCGCTCGGAGAAGGGAAATGGTCTGTGCGCGATGTCGTTAGTCATATCATGAAATGGGATCAGTACTTCTTTGAAGAAGCCATTCGTAAAGTTAGCGAGGGAGAGGAACTGACAGTTAAACATCTGGATTATAATGTGTTTAACGAGCAGGCCAAGCAGTACGGACGAACCTGCTCTATTCAAGAGTTGGTAGAGCAAACAAAGACATATCGCCAAACTCTGATAGACCACATTCAATCGTTGTCGGACGAGCAATATGATAAGGAATATACGGATGCGGACGGTCATCCATTCCAAACAGCCGTGTTCATGAAGGATTTCATCTGGCATGATCAGCATCATATGAAGCAAATTCAGCCTCTATTGAATAATCAATAA
- a CDS encoding CotH kinase family protein, with amino-acid sequence MRSKLEPILLCFCCLLLLFGVTGCELTNSTSDTAESTADGTTNTLSEKELAAKEEVFPKDKVIDVKITLDEADFQDMLDNASDEEFKEASVNYNGQQFDHVGIRTKGNLSLRSVVNSDSDRYSFKISFDEYINQQLNGISKINLNNNYSDASYMREFLTYELAESVGLPTPGFSYVNVYVNDELWGFYLAIEQIDEAYLARNFDTTTGALYKAEMMGSGTDLMWLGNDPDSYSGLVKKSKKSNDKLLINMLDELNNGSDYEKVLNVDNVLKYVALNVAASNMDSYLGSNKQNYYLYEDNGIFNVLPWDYNMAFGGLGGSNLLIDEPTQGALAERPLIAKLLEVDEYKEKYHQILSDMMNGYLKEENFTARVEELQELISTHVKNDPRPFFSYEEYEKSLPTLTSFAATNVENITKQLDGTSPSSGDGSGSGGGMGPGGGGNRGMGRENEGKDDVGNTNTNTEDAAGADGESIMNEAPDTANGQATPPTPPGDMPGDMPADAAPQVPEGNNTSNATPQIPEDNNTSNAADSNVDPNAANTPNTADTQTETPQNGQQNNRQGGFDGGMNNGQMGGQMPGGLGGGGFKPDGFGREGTQQQGSDREALYTGIAIVVLLLSCVFVTLYKRKRL; translated from the coding sequence ATGAGATCAAAGCTTGAACCGATTCTCCTGTGCTTCTGTTGCCTGCTGCTTCTGTTTGGCGTAACAGGATGTGAGCTTACGAACAGCACTTCGGATACAGCGGAATCAACTGCAGATGGAACAACAAACACTCTTTCCGAGAAGGAACTTGCCGCTAAAGAGGAAGTGTTCCCGAAAGACAAAGTAATTGATGTGAAAATCACGCTGGATGAAGCTGATTTTCAGGACATGCTGGATAATGCCAGCGACGAGGAATTTAAAGAAGCATCCGTTAACTATAACGGTCAGCAGTTTGATCATGTCGGCATTCGTACCAAAGGTAATCTGAGCCTGCGAAGCGTCGTAAATTCAGACTCCGATCGATACAGCTTCAAGATTTCTTTTGACGAATATATTAATCAGCAATTGAATGGTATCAGCAAAATCAATCTGAACAACAACTACAGTGATGCTTCGTATATGCGTGAGTTCTTAACGTATGAACTGGCAGAGTCCGTTGGGCTCCCGACACCTGGTTTCTCCTATGTCAATGTATATGTTAATGACGAGCTCTGGGGATTTTATCTGGCGATCGAGCAGATTGATGAAGCTTATCTGGCTCGGAATTTCGACACCACGACCGGTGCACTGTACAAAGCTGAAATGATGGGTTCCGGCACTGATCTAATGTGGCTTGGAAATGATCCTGACTCCTACAGCGGACTCGTCAAGAAATCCAAAAAATCCAATGATAAACTATTGATCAATATGCTGGATGAGCTTAACAACGGATCGGATTATGAAAAAGTATTAAATGTAGATAATGTGCTGAAATATGTGGCTCTCAACGTGGCAGCTTCCAATATGGACAGTTACCTGGGTTCCAATAAACAAAATTACTATTTGTATGAAGATAATGGAATTTTTAATGTCCTACCTTGGGATTACAACATGGCATTTGGTGGTTTGGGAGGCTCAAATCTGCTGATTGATGAACCCACACAAGGAGCTCTTGCCGAGCGACCGCTTATCGCCAAGCTGTTGGAAGTCGATGAGTACAAGGAAAAGTATCATCAGATTCTCAGTGATATGATGAATGGGTATCTGAAGGAGGAAAATTTCACAGCCAGAGTAGAGGAACTTCAAGAGCTGATCTCTACCCATGTGAAGAACGATCCCAGACCTTTCTTTTCCTACGAAGAGTATGAAAAATCTCTACCTACACTTACCTCCTTTGCAGCAACCAATGTGGAGAACATTACAAAACAATTGGATGGCACGAGCCCTTCTTCAGGTGACGGTAGCGGAAGCGGTGGCGGTATGGGACCTGGCGGCGGAGGAAACCGCGGCATGGGCCGAGAGAATGAGGGTAAAGATGATGTCGGCAACACCAATACCAATACGGAAGATGCTGCTGGCGCTGACGGTGAGTCAATAATGAATGAAGCGCCCGATACTGCTAATGGACAGGCAACACCTCCTACTCCACCAGGTGATATGCCTGGAGATATGCCAGCCGATGCTGCGCCACAGGTACCCGAAGGTAACAATACAAGCAATGCTACACCGCAAATACCCGAAGATAACAATACAAGCAATGCTGCGGACAGCAATGTTGATCCAAATGCAGCGAATACACCTAATACTGCTGATACTCAAACTGAAACTCCTCAAAACGGACAACAGAACAATCGTCAAGGTGGATTTGACGGTGGAATGAACAACGGTCAAATGGGCGGACAGATGCCGGGGGGCCTAGGCGGCGGTGGCTTTAAACCGGATGGTTTCGGCCGCGAAGGAACTCAGCAGCAGGGCAGCGATCGCGAAGCACTTTATACAGGAATCGCAATTGTCGTACTTCTTTTATCCTGTGTGTTCGTCACGCTCTACAAACGCAAACGGCTATAA
- a CDS encoding DUF4956 domain-containing protein, with protein MNTTTTNESTNFSDIIKKSVMENFVSDISISKILITLGIAFVIALFIYLLYKRVFSGVLYSKSFNVSLIGMTMITATVIIAINSNLVLSLGMVGALSIVRFRTPIKDPTDLIFLFWAAAAGIVTGAGFYTLAVLSSVIIGLILFFFIKKATVDTPYLLVINCDNDSSEQEIHKTITSVVKRYNVKQKTVTPGNIELTLEVRLQDEEGRFVNQISEMHGVKNAVLISYNGDYVS; from the coding sequence ATGAACACCACAACGACCAATGAATCAACCAATTTCTCGGATATTATTAAAAAATCAGTTATGGAAAATTTCGTTTCCGACATCAGCATTTCCAAAATTCTAATTACACTTGGTATCGCTTTTGTTATAGCCCTCTTCATCTATCTTTTATATAAGCGGGTATTCAGCGGAGTTTTGTATTCTAAAAGTTTTAACGTTTCGTTGATCGGTATGACGATGATTACAGCCACGGTCATTATTGCAATCAACTCTAACCTCGTCTTGTCACTCGGTATGGTCGGCGCGTTATCCATTGTCCGGTTTAGAACACCGATCAAAGATCCAACTGACCTCATCTTTCTGTTCTGGGCTGCTGCGGCCGGTATTGTTACAGGCGCAGGTTTCTACACATTGGCTGTATTAAGTTCTGTCATCATTGGGTTAATCCTGTTCTTCTTCATTAAGAAAGCAACTGTTGATACCCCGTACCTTCTCGTTATTAACTGTGACAATGATTCCAGTGAACAGGAGATTCATAAGACAATCACGAGCGTGGTCAAACGTTATAACGTGAAGCAAAAAACCGTAACCCCAGGAAACATTGAATTAACACTCGAAGTTCGTCTTCAAGACGAAGAAGGCCGGTTTGTGAATCAAATTTCTGAGATGCATGGCGTTAAGAATGCAGTGCTGATTAGCTATAACGGAGACTATGTATCCTAA
- a CDS encoding polyphosphate polymerase domain-containing protein encodes MNSTLKYRHELKFFVNQHQYQIISTRLRNLVSRDEHASSSGEYHIRSLYFDDINNKALHEKLGGIRDRVKYRIRIYNIEDTTIHFEKKIKFRDYIAKVKEPLTREMTDEIMVGRFEGLNIPDKPLLMELYHEMKHNLLRPKVIVDYVREPYVCHHGNVRITFDKELRSGRHSTELFNKNLDPVRAIDENLIIMEVKYDEYIPEYIKAALQLEGLNRQSASKYVMCRKFLKYNSWEDY; translated from the coding sequence ATGAATTCAACGTTGAAATATCGACATGAGCTGAAATTTTTTGTGAACCAGCACCAGTATCAGATTATTTCTACACGGCTGAGAAATCTGGTGTCACGTGATGAGCATGCAAGTTCTTCAGGCGAATATCATATCCGCAGCTTATATTTTGATGATATTAACAACAAGGCCCTTCATGAGAAGCTGGGCGGTATTAGAGACCGGGTGAAATATCGTATCCGAATCTACAATATTGAGGACACCACGATTCATTTCGAAAAGAAGATCAAGTTCAGAGACTATATTGCCAAGGTAAAAGAACCTCTTACGAGGGAAATGACCGATGAGATCATGGTAGGCCGGTTCGAAGGACTAAACATTCCGGACAAGCCTCTCTTAATGGAGCTTTATCATGAAATGAAACACAATCTGCTGCGTCCAAAGGTCATTGTTGACTATGTTCGCGAACCTTATGTCTGTCATCACGGAAACGTGAGGATCACGTTCGATAAAGAACTGCGGAGTGGTCGGCACTCCACTGAACTGTTTAACAAAAATCTGGATCCTGTCCGGGCGATTGATGAGAATCTCATTATTATGGAAGTTAAATACGACGAATATATACCGGAATATATTAAAGCGGCACTTCAGCTGGAAGGCTTGAACAGACAATCCGCAAGCAAGTACGTCATGTGCCGTAAATTTCTAAAATATAACTCTTGGGAGGATTATTAA
- a CDS encoding M28 family peptidase produces MEIITRKQPQKGRPFVLTLIVAGTLILAVFLILWSERPPQAKSEVASDLVFSSERAMRHVENIAQYPHPSGTLAINGVRVYLREQMEQLELNPELQEFNGRLKTKHFDADIELTNILGVIKGSGNGKPLLLMSHYDSVPTGPGANDASVSVASLLETARALQAGPKLQNDIWILLTDGEERGLLGAEVFFRDPKHQETIGMVANFEARGSKGSSFMFQTSEGNGRLIEEYSKAVTNPVSNSLLVDLYKKLPNDTDLTVALENGLPGLNFAYGDGWVAYHTPMDNVDNVSLQTMQHQGENALAIAKHFGNLDLSNLESENRIYFNMFGILIHYPASWSVLISVIFAGIWLFFVIYFVRKSLVTLKGSLLGLLITLGSMLLSIGLSYGLWQLIFAGWAHKVTMFSGATYDAILYNVCFALVALIVNVVLFRLVIRKVNEVDMMLSGMCLFLLLLIGSTWMLPGASYLFTIPLLAHFIALTWAIWSRKPMEIVNHPVVILGTLLIPVLMFTSFFYILFIMMPPSISLFSSAIASLILAFSYPAMKLLAQSWRLVLPAAMLAIVLLLAFGWDQAEPSPERPVYTAR; encoded by the coding sequence ATGGAGATTATTACGAGAAAACAGCCACAAAAAGGTCGTCCATTTGTTCTTACACTCATTGTAGCTGGAACTTTAATACTGGCAGTTTTTCTGATTTTATGGTCAGAGAGACCGCCTCAAGCCAAGAGTGAAGTAGCCTCTGATTTAGTCTTCTCGTCAGAGCGGGCGATGCGTCACGTAGAAAATATCGCGCAGTACCCTCACCCTTCGGGAACTCTTGCCATTAACGGTGTCAGAGTGTATTTAAGGGAGCAAATGGAACAACTCGAATTGAATCCAGAACTGCAGGAGTTCAATGGCCGATTAAAGACGAAACATTTTGATGCAGATATTGAGCTTACGAACATCTTGGGAGTGATAAAAGGCTCTGGTAACGGCAAACCGCTGCTGCTCATGTCGCACTATGATTCTGTACCTACGGGTCCGGGAGCGAACGATGCTTCTGTGAGTGTTGCATCGCTTCTAGAGACTGCGAGAGCTTTACAAGCCGGTCCTAAGCTTCAGAATGACATATGGATCTTGCTGACGGATGGGGAAGAGAGGGGGCTGCTAGGTGCCGAGGTATTTTTTCGAGATCCGAAACACCAGGAGACTATTGGAATGGTCGCTAATTTTGAGGCCAGAGGCTCCAAAGGCTCATCCTTTATGTTCCAGACCAGCGAAGGAAACGGTCGTCTAATTGAAGAGTATAGTAAGGCTGTTACGAATCCGGTTAGCAATTCACTTCTGGTGGATCTTTATAAGAAGCTGCCGAATGATACAGATTTGACGGTTGCCCTGGAGAATGGACTGCCGGGATTAAATTTCGCTTATGGAGATGGTTGGGTTGCTTATCACACACCGATGGACAATGTTGATAATGTCTCTTTGCAGACGATGCAGCATCAAGGGGAGAACGCGTTGGCCATTGCCAAGCACTTCGGTAATTTAGACTTGTCCAATCTGGAATCCGAAAACCGGATATATTTCAATATGTTTGGGATTTTGATTCATTACCCTGCTTCGTGGAGTGTACTTATTTCCGTTATTTTTGCAGGAATATGGCTGTTCTTTGTTATTTATTTTGTACGTAAATCACTGGTTACTTTGAAGGGATCGTTGCTTGGACTTCTGATAACACTGGGTTCCATGCTTCTTTCTATTGGACTTTCCTACGGATTATGGCAGCTCATATTTGCGGGCTGGGCGCATAAAGTGACCATGTTCTCTGGGGCAACGTATGATGCCATTCTTTATAATGTTTGTTTTGCGTTAGTTGCTCTGATCGTGAATGTTGTGTTATTCCGTTTGGTGATCAGGAAAGTCAACGAGGTGGATATGATGCTTAGCGGTATGTGTCTGTTCCTTCTGCTTCTTATCGGATCAACATGGATGCTGCCGGGTGCGAGTTATTTATTCACTATACCGCTGTTAGCTCATTTTATTGCGCTGACTTGGGCAATTTGGTCTCGTAAACCGATGGAAATCGTAAATCACCCGGTAGTTATCTTAGGTACGCTTCTTATCCCAGTTCTCATGTTTACATCATTTTTCTATATCCTGTTTATCATGATGCCTCCAAGTATTAGCCTGTTCAGCTCGGCGATCGCGTCTCTGATCCTTGCATTTTCTTACCCTGCTATGAAGTTGTTAGCACAATCTTGGCGCTTGGTTCTGCCGGCAGCGATGCTAGCCATTGTTCTGCTTCTTGCCTTTGGATGGGATCAAGCCGAGCCTAGTCCGGAGCGTCCGGTATACACGGCAAGATGA
- a CDS encoding TVP38/TMEM64 family protein, with translation MSLFTEENLEWFLEKFRSFGPLPGILLTFLKSFIPPLPTALIVGVNAAVYGFWPGFIYSWLGLVSGCLVTFLVVRKISSSRYLDKWASKPKVQKGMRWIQRNGFSYVFILGILPVGPFVAVNMAAGIARMHIQSYLLAVTLGKGIMVFSVSFVGANFADFLEQPLLLLGVLAVVIVLLWLSRKVEAYILRGSDELHKTAEVSSD, from the coding sequence ATGTCATTATTTACAGAAGAAAATCTCGAGTGGTTTCTGGAGAAATTCAGATCATTCGGACCTTTGCCCGGAATTCTTCTTACCTTTCTAAAGTCGTTTATACCACCGCTACCAACAGCTCTAATTGTAGGTGTCAACGCTGCGGTATATGGCTTCTGGCCCGGGTTTATATATTCTTGGTTGGGTCTGGTAAGCGGATGCCTGGTTACGTTTCTTGTGGTGCGCAAAATATCCAGCTCTCGTTATCTGGATAAATGGGCTTCGAAGCCTAAGGTCCAGAAAGGGATGAGGTGGATTCAGCGTAATGGGTTTAGTTATGTATTTATACTTGGAATTCTTCCAGTAGGTCCCTTTGTAGCGGTCAACATGGCCGCAGGCATAGCAAGGATGCATATTCAATCTTATTTACTTGCTGTTACTTTAGGCAAGGGTATCATGGTGTTTAGTGTATCCTTTGTAGGAGCTAACTTTGCAGACTTTTTGGAGCAACCGCTTTTGTTACTCGGTGTACTCGCCGTTGTAATCGTGCTTCTATGGCTTAGCAGGAAAGTAGAGGCTTATATACTCAGAGGCAGTGATGAACTACACAAGACTGCAGAGGTTTCAAGTGATTAA
- a CDS encoding DsbA family oxidoreductase, which yields MKVEIWSDIMCPFCYIGKRRIETALNDFPHKEDVEVVYRSFELDPNASYKPGVSINELLAAKYGMSIEQAQASNDNITKQAAQDGLTYHLDKILPANSFDAHRLIHFASQHGKMKEMTERLFQAYFTETRNLEDKDLLADLAAEIGLSRDEAAAVLAGDAFSAEVRADEEAANRIGVRGVPFFVLDGKYAVSGAQPLEVFKDALQKAYGEEKPLILVNDDDNAAGACTDGTCDIPTNGK from the coding sequence ATGAAGGTTGAGATCTGGTCGGACATTATGTGTCCGTTCTGTTATATTGGAAAACGCCGTATTGAGACGGCACTTAACGATTTTCCGCATAAAGAAGATGTTGAGGTTGTTTACCGCAGTTTTGAACTTGATCCGAATGCCTCTTATAAGCCGGGCGTATCCATAAACGAACTGCTAGCTGCCAAATATGGCATGAGCATCGAACAAGCGCAGGCTTCTAACGATAATATTACAAAACAGGCTGCCCAAGATGGACTTACTTATCATCTGGATAAAATCCTTCCGGCAAACTCCTTTGACGCCCATCGGCTCATTCACTTTGCATCACAGCATGGCAAAATGAAAGAAATGACCGAGCGGCTTTTCCAAGCTTATTTCACAGAAACACGTAATCTGGAGGACAAAGATCTTCTGGCTGATTTGGCGGCGGAAATAGGTCTATCCCGTGATGAAGCCGCCGCCGTACTCGCTGGAGACGCATTTTCCGCAGAAGTGCGGGCTGATGAAGAAGCAGCGAACCGGATTGGGGTTCGCGGTGTTCCATTCTTCGTATTGGATGGCAAATACGCCGTATCAGGGGCTCAACCGTTGGAGGTATTTAAGGATGCCCTACAAAAAGCCTATGGTGAAGAAAAGCCATTGATTCTCGTGAATGATGATGACAATGCCGCTGGTGCTTGCACAGACGGTACATGTGACATTCCTACGAACGGTAAATAA
- a CDS encoding DUF2087 domain-containing protein, producing MELQDRFWNATIEELKQGFFEEDHGWVCLLCGREIEKGLIYPDDGLLYEPKRYIALHVEREHGSVFQYLTGLDKKLTGLTDHQSRLLQLFYQGKSDAEVQMETGIGSASTIRNHRFALKEKERQAKVLLTLMELLKEKDAHAPSFVPLHKSAKMVDERYNVTEEERVEILTKLFPSGTDGKLTKFKLKEKQRYVVLREIATRFQPEKTYTETEVNEILKGVYDDYVTVRRFLIEYGFIDREPDGSKYWLIS from the coding sequence ATGGAACTTCAAGATCGTTTTTGGAATGCTACAATTGAAGAATTAAAACAAGGTTTTTTTGAGGAAGATCATGGATGGGTGTGTTTGTTATGCGGCCGAGAGATTGAAAAGGGACTCATTTATCCGGACGACGGTCTTCTCTATGAGCCAAAGCGATATATTGCCTTGCATGTGGAGCGTGAACATGGCTCTGTGTTTCAATATCTGACCGGCCTAGACAAGAAACTGACCGGCCTGACAGATCACCAAAGTCGTCTGCTGCAATTGTTCTATCAGGGAAAAAGCGATGCTGAGGTCCAAATGGAAACAGGAATCGGAAGCGCATCAACGATTCGGAACCACCGGTTTGCGTTGAAAGAGAAAGAACGTCAAGCCAAAGTTTTGTTAACATTAATGGAGCTGTTAAAGGAAAAAGATGCTCACGCGCCTTCTTTTGTGCCTTTGCACAAAAGTGCCAAAATGGTGGATGAAAGATACAATGTAACGGAAGAAGAGCGGGTGGAAATTTTGACTAAATTGTTCCCGTCAGGTACGGACGGGAAGCTGACGAAGTTTAAACTGAAGGAAAAGCAGCGTTATGTTGTTCTACGTGAAATAGCGACCCGGTTCCAGCCTGAGAAAACCTATACAGAAACGGAAGTTAATGAGATTTTAAAGGGTGTTTATGACGATTATGTTACCGTGCGGCGGTTTTTGATTGAATACGGCTTTATCGACCGTGAACCAGACGGTAGCAAGTATTGGCTCATTTCATAA
- a CDS encoding MFS transporter yields the protein MRLIQQTAKEWSEWPRNIKLFFLANVLYQIGTGMFGVLYNLYIKGLGYADSMNGTVVSVQSLATALMFIPIGFLGDRGSRKKILVMGSLLSGIALMARSLLESELSLLSLAVFTGLFSSFFQVLAIPFLAENTAKSARMRIFSYHASLVLAAQVLGGMGGGFLADFIQLFGADHVQSLKIVLMIGGASTFAAFIPLLFTTDSKLQEAVVPEPAIITGETQPGSARSDFKIIGQFAFAQLLIGLGSGLVVPYLNLYFTNRFSVSLSAVGILISLGQVMTIVSMLIGPFLVNKVGAVRAVVSFQILSLPFLLLTGFTNIFGVAAIGFLFRQALMNAANPIQSSILIDRVPDHRRGIANSFTQTAFMLGWATMGPVQAMLVTNYGSYWGYAITFCITGTLYVASSLLYYRMFRERKKRGVSTLPSAL from the coding sequence ATGCGATTAATACAACAGACGGCAAAAGAGTGGAGTGAATGGCCACGTAATATAAAACTCTTCTTTCTAGCCAACGTACTTTACCAGATTGGTACAGGCATGTTCGGCGTCCTATACAATCTATACATAAAAGGTTTAGGTTATGCGGATTCGATGAATGGAACCGTCGTGAGTGTCCAGTCTCTAGCGACCGCCCTCATGTTCATTCCAATCGGATTTTTAGGTGACCGCGGCAGCCGCAAAAAAATCCTGGTGATGGGCTCCTTATTAAGTGGTATCGCCCTTATGGCCAGGTCACTGTTGGAATCTGAATTGAGTTTGCTTAGTCTTGCAGTGTTTACAGGACTCTTTTCTTCCTTTTTTCAAGTATTGGCAATTCCATTTCTTGCCGAGAATACAGCAAAATCTGCCCGCATGCGTATATTTAGCTATCATGCTTCGCTCGTCCTCGCTGCGCAAGTGCTGGGAGGGATGGGCGGCGGTTTTTTAGCGGATTTTATACAGCTGTTCGGTGCAGATCATGTACAAAGTCTAAAAATCGTGTTGATGATCGGGGGAGCTTCTACTTTTGCTGCCTTTATTCCACTGTTATTTACGACCGATTCCAAATTACAAGAAGCTGTTGTACCTGAGCCAGCAATTATAACTGGGGAAACACAGCCAGGGAGCGCCCGTTCCGACTTCAAGATTATCGGACAATTTGCATTCGCACAGCTTCTCATTGGATTAGGTTCAGGTCTGGTCGTTCCGTATCTGAATCTGTACTTCACGAACCGGTTCTCCGTATCCTTATCTGCCGTAGGGATTCTTATCTCACTCGGACAAGTTATGACTATCGTGTCTATGTTGATCGGTCCATTCCTTGTTAACAAGGTCGGTGCCGTACGGGCCGTAGTCAGCTTTCAGATTCTTTCCTTGCCGTTTCTGCTGCTTACGGGTTTTACGAATATTTTTGGCGTCGCTGCCATCGGCTTCCTATTCCGTCAGGCGCTCATGAATGCTGCCAACCCGATTCAATCTTCCATTCTGATTGACCGGGTTCCTGACCATCGAAGAGGTATCGCTAATTCATTTACACAGACAGCATTTATGCTCGGTTGGGCAACGATGGGGCCTGTACAAGCTATGCTGGTTACGAATTATGGAAGCTATTGGGGGTATGCCATTACATTTTGTATCACCGGCACACTCTATGTGGCCTCGTCACTGCTCTACTACCGGATGTTCAGAGAACGAAAGAAACGGGGCGTATCTACGCTTCCATCAGCTCTTTAA
- a CDS encoding GIY-YIG nuclease family protein, which yields MNRREELQQMYKEIKIEAGVYAIKNMKNGKILVVGTPNLKTINGKRFELQMGTSMNKSMQQEWNEYGEDAFVFEILEVFEPNNDPFYNLKDAVNKREEHWIMELQSFGERGYNSVKQL from the coding sequence ATGAACCGTAGAGAAGAGTTACAACAGATGTATAAGGAAATCAAGATTGAAGCCGGTGTTTATGCGATTAAAAATATGAAAAACGGTAAAATCCTAGTAGTCGGAACACCGAATCTTAAGACGATTAACGGTAAACGTTTTGAACTTCAAATGGGAACAAGCATGAACAAAAGTATGCAACAGGAATGGAACGAGTATGGGGAAGATGCCTTCGTGTTTGAAATTCTTGAGGTGTTTGAACCGAACAATGATCCGTTCTACAACTTAAAGGATGCTGTTAACAAGAGAGAAGAACATTGGATTATGGAACTGCAGTCCTTTGGTGAACGCGGTTATAACTCGGTTAAACAATTATAA
- a CDS encoding GNAT family N-acetyltransferase, with protein MIPSFPSEPLIVDIESSEVDYMTDRMKAIEERDGNPEGVEITRIGHAVCLYSKSMPWPSFNTVKGIRSEDIPYIDDIIHFYRSRDRKFQIEVVPSLVDQKLLKALADKGMYQSGFHTSMYINPESLTDEFHWAAIDIRPLKRDEFEKYATVHCIGTGLPQQGIPSVARNNEVLYDRPGWRFFMAYINDNPAAAGVMYVKGDIASLTFAATLPEYRRQGLQQGLLRRRIAEAARESCRMVVSQCSFISPSHRNMERVGMKLGYVRTAWTER; from the coding sequence ATGATTCCATCGTTCCCATCAGAGCCGTTAATCGTTGACATCGAGTCATCTGAAGTTGATTATATGACAGATCGGATGAAGGCCATTGAGGAACGGGACGGTAATCCGGAAGGCGTTGAAATAACGCGTATTGGCCATGCAGTTTGTTTGTATAGTAAAAGTATGCCTTGGCCGTCATTTAACACGGTAAAAGGGATACGGTCTGAAGATATCCCATACATCGATGACATAATACACTTCTATCGGTCGAGAGATCGTAAATTTCAGATCGAAGTTGTTCCTTCGCTGGTTGACCAGAAACTGTTGAAAGCGCTTGCTGACAAAGGGATGTATCAATCTGGCTTTCATACTTCTATGTATATTAACCCGGAGTCTCTGACTGATGAATTCCATTGGGCTGCGATCGATATTAGACCACTAAAGCGGGATGAGTTTGAGAAATACGCGACTGTTCATTGCATCGGAACAGGGTTGCCTCAGCAGGGTATACCATCTGTAGCACGAAACAACGAAGTGTTGTATGACCGTCCAGGATGGAGATTTTTTATGGCTTATATCAACGATAATCCGGCTGCGGCAGGCGTAATGTATGTCAAGGGGGATATTGCTTCTTTGACGTTTGCCGCTACGTTACCAGAATACCGGCGGCAAGGGTTGCAGCAAGGACTACTCAGAAGACGGATCGCAGAAGCTGCAAGGGAGAGCTGCCGTATGGTGGTAAGTCAGTGTTCATTTATATCCCCAAGCCATCGTAATATGGAACGTGTCGGAATGAAGCTTGGATACGTGAGAACAGCTTGGACGGAGAGATAG